In Vagococcus luciliae, one genomic interval encodes:
- a CDS encoding AAA family ATPase, with amino-acid sequence MGNYLNCRLFGTPEVSLNGEIVLFSFSKINAMLYYLLINKTVSRDELSGLLWPDKSDKNAKKNLRNAIYQANKSLGMELIISPNKSILMLNDSINLTSDVEQFTQDSETYYYLYKGEFLKGFYLKECEGFDFWVVRMKSFYEKKFIETVHRRIKKDIAEGINEHVEETIEQLMFIDEFNEINYQYLMTFYQQQGRDNKVVDVYHKLSNLLKSELGVTPNKQTKAIYDASLEKIVSENTTKNQRFSSLFYGRSGELQQLSVNFAAFKRHHAYQSVVVRGEAGIGKSALINRAIDSVEDEFKVIETQCYQAEEKHLLRPWKKIIDQLSEMIEEQELIDPILWQKVIRKVFPNFTQPFLDVISHSDTEPYKEKMLSDLMIEAINKLSEQKQLVFLFDDIQWMDESSLDLLTTVMLHCHTNAMFLMSARSVERYPLDKFINTLKQSGKLAVINLEPFSYEETDGFIRKKLPDVDVTTTIVDNVYQHTEGNLFFLIEYVSLLKSNTNLNTMTVKMKDALRNRFLYLSEEEQELVSIISYFYDYALIDSLVFLTDKSSYDIVAMIERLVSKNILVEKVVRDKIATSFTHVKLREFVYMTQSLAKKRVLHHRIAEFLESQLKPGGNDILQYDTIAYHYKHGKDELKGLKYRLKYFEGYLGFYHELFPVEGQYGVDPFSFNKEWATEQFEKINQRLSQLSQEEKQTDLYNLLQLQYLYLEGRFLIKYGEYDRGVSNIQSVLHRAKELNEQAYLLNGYKQMIYYYIQINEPKEMIYYIELALDLSIRENNHQSIGILLRLKGLYHMMSGNNTVAEKLLQESINTFMLTEEISKKYSVSIAAAYNYLGEIRMNSGEYKEAVEMFEKAICLCQSNKALSSLTIFYINEGVALFALENYDEAEIYFLKAEEIFSSLNFYWKRAKLDAYLSILYAQKNHVQKAQFYLTQGEKHAKHMGNCRDIGMIEYAKYMNYHQYHHDDLEDVLSIEEICSYLNVYQDAYEINQLKTINYY; translated from the coding sequence ATGGGGAATTATTTGAATTGTCGATTGTTTGGAACACCAGAAGTCAGTTTGAATGGTGAGATAGTGTTGTTTTCTTTTTCTAAAATTAATGCGATGCTTTATTACTTATTAATCAATAAAACAGTTAGCCGAGATGAATTGTCTGGTTTGTTGTGGCCAGATAAAAGTGATAAAAATGCTAAAAAAAACTTGAGAAATGCTATCTATCAAGCCAATAAAAGTTTAGGAATGGAGCTTATTATTTCTCCTAATAAATCAATATTGATGTTGAATGATTCAATCAATTTAACCAGTGATGTGGAACAATTTACACAAGATTCTGAAACATATTATTACCTTTATAAAGGCGAGTTTTTAAAGGGATTTTATCTAAAAGAATGTGAAGGATTTGACTTTTGGGTTGTTCGTATGAAAAGTTTTTATGAAAAAAAATTTATTGAGACAGTGCATCGACGAATTAAAAAAGACATAGCCGAAGGAATTAATGAACATGTAGAAGAAACCATTGAACAGTTAATGTTTATTGATGAATTTAATGAAATTAATTACCAATATTTAATGACGTTTTATCAACAACAAGGACGAGATAATAAAGTAGTCGATGTGTATCATAAATTATCTAATCTTTTGAAGTCAGAATTAGGGGTGACGCCTAATAAACAGACAAAAGCAATTTATGATGCTTCTCTTGAGAAAATTGTTTCTGAAAATACTACGAAAAATCAACGCTTTTCTTCATTATTTTACGGGCGTTCAGGTGAGTTGCAACAATTATCAGTTAACTTTGCAGCGTTTAAACGACATCACGCTTATCAATCAGTAGTGGTTAGAGGAGAAGCTGGGATAGGGAAAAGTGCCTTAATTAATCGAGCGATTGATAGTGTAGAAGATGAGTTTAAAGTGATTGAAACTCAGTGCTATCAAGCAGAAGAAAAACATTTATTGCGTCCATGGAAAAAAATAATTGATCAGTTGAGCGAAATGATTGAAGAACAAGAATTAATTGACCCCATACTTTGGCAAAAAGTTATTCGAAAAGTTTTTCCCAATTTCACCCAACCTTTTTTAGATGTGATTTCCCATAGTGATACGGAACCTTACAAGGAAAAAATGTTGTCAGATCTGATGATTGAGGCGATTAACAAGTTGTCAGAACAGAAACAATTAGTTTTTTTATTTGACGACATACAGTGGATGGATGAATCGAGTTTAGATTTACTAACAACTGTGATGCTTCATTGTCACACAAATGCGATGTTTTTGATGTCAGCACGAAGCGTTGAGAGATACCCACTTGATAAGTTTATCAATACATTGAAGCAAAGTGGAAAATTAGCTGTTATTAATTTGGAGCCATTTTCTTATGAAGAAACAGATGGATTTATTCGGAAAAAATTACCTGATGTTGATGTGACCACTACGATTGTTGACAATGTTTATCAACATACAGAGGGAAATTTATTCTTTTTAATCGAATATGTCTCTCTATTAAAAAGTAACACGAATTTGAATACGATGACTGTTAAGATGAAAGATGCTTTACGCAACCGTTTCTTATATTTATCAGAAGAAGAGCAAGAATTAGTATCTATTATCTCTTATTTTTATGATTATGCCTTAATTGATAGTTTGGTTTTTTTAACAGATAAATCAAGCTATGATATTGTGGCAATGATTGAACGACTGGTCTCTAAAAATATTTTGGTAGAAAAAGTGGTTCGTGATAAGATTGCGACAAGTTTTACTCATGTGAAGTTAAGAGAATTTGTTTATATGACACAATCGTTGGCAAAAAAAAGAGTCTTACATCACCGTATTGCAGAATTTCTAGAATCACAATTAAAACCTGGTGGTAATGATATATTGCAATATGATACGATTGCTTATCACTATAAACATGGGAAAGATGAATTAAAAGGATTAAAGTATCGTCTTAAATATTTTGAAGGGTATTTAGGCTTTTATCATGAGCTATTTCCAGTAGAAGGACAGTATGGTGTTGATCCATTTAGTTTTAACAAAGAGTGGGCAACCGAACAATTTGAAAAAATTAATCAGCGTTTATCTCAATTAAGTCAAGAAGAAAAACAGACTGATTTATACAATTTGTTGCAGTTACAATACTTATATCTTGAAGGGCGATTTTTAATTAAATATGGTGAGTATGATAGAGGAGTATCCAACATCCAAAGTGTGTTACATCGAGCAAAAGAGTTGAATGAGCAAGCGTATTTATTAAACGGCTATAAGCAAATGATTTATTATTATATTCAAATAAATGAGCCAAAAGAGATGATTTATTATATCGAGCTTGCACTAGATTTATCCATTAGAGAAAACAATCATCAATCAATTGGTATTTTACTTAGGTTAAAAGGACTGTACCATATGATGAGTGGCAATAATACGGTTGCCGAAAAATTATTGCAAGAGTCCATTAACACGTTTATGCTAACAGAAGAGATTAGCAAAAAATATTCAGTAAGCATCGCGGCAGCTTACAACTACTTGGGAGAAATCCGAATGAACTCAGGTGAGTATAAAGAAGCGGTTGAGATGTTTGAAAAAGCCATTTGCTTATGTCAAAGCAATAAAGCTCTCTCTAGTTTAACAATATTTTATATTAATGAGGGAGTTGCTTTGTTTGCGCTAGAAAATTATGATGAAGCAGAAATTTATTTCTTAAAAGCAGAGGAAATTTTTTCAAGTTTAAATTTCTATTGGAAACGTGCAAAACTTGATGCTTACTTGTCTATTTTATATGCACAAAAAAATCACGTTCAAAAGGCACAATTTTATCTGACTCAAGGAGAAAAACATGCTAAACACATGGGAAATTGCCGAGATATTGGGATGATAGAGTATGCTAAATATATGAACTATCATCAGTATCATCATGATGATTTGGAAGATGTTTTGTCGATTGAAGAAATTTGTAGTTATTTAAATGTTTATCAAGATGCTTATGAAATCAATCAATTAAAGACTATAAATTATTATTAA
- a CDS encoding urocanate hydratase, with amino-acid sequence MIKNTDISKAMTIKLPDVLPDMPKFEEGIRRAPDRGFRLTEAQTELALKNALRYVPEQFHDQVIPEFLEELKTRGRIYGYRWYPKERIYGKPIDEYKGKCTAAKAMQVMIDNNLDFDIALYPYELVTYGETGQVCSNWMQYQLIKRYLEEMTDEQTLVLESGHPLGLFASKKDAPRVIITNGLLVGEYDNIHDWEIAEQMGVTNYGQMTAGGWMYIGPQGIVHGTFNTLLNAGRLKLGIPDDGDLTGKLFITSGLGGMSGAQGKAGEIAKSVTIVAEVDRSRIDTRLEQGWISHVTETPEETMTLAKEYLDNKDSTSIAYHGNIVDLLEYVDQHDIHVDLLSDQTSCHNVYEGGYCPVGITFEERTRLLAEDQDTFRKMIDDTLERHFNVIKSLTSKGTYFFDYGNSFMKAIYDTGIKEISKNGVDDKDGFIWPSYVEDIMGPMLFDYGYGPFRWVCLSRKHEDLMATDRAAMEVIDPTRRYQDRDNYNWIRDAEDNKLVVGTEARILYQDAMGRVNIALKFNEMVRRGEIGPVMIGRDHHDVSGTDSPFRETSNIKDGSNVTADMATQCYAGNAARGMSLIALHNGGGVGIGKSINGGFGLVLDGSELTDDIIKSAIAWDTMGGVARRSWARNDHAIETSMEYNEMRKGSDHITIPYLADDQKVKSAVSELFK; translated from the coding sequence ATGATTAAAAATACTGATATTAGTAAAGCAATGACGATTAAATTGCCAGATGTGTTACCAGATATGCCGAAATTTGAAGAAGGCATTCGTCGTGCCCCAGATAGAGGATTTCGTTTAACTGAAGCACAAACTGAATTGGCATTAAAAAATGCGCTTCGTTATGTACCAGAACAATTTCATGATCAAGTGATTCCAGAATTCTTAGAAGAATTAAAAACAAGAGGTCGTATTTATGGCTATCGTTGGTATCCAAAAGAACGTATCTATGGTAAACCAATAGATGAGTACAAAGGAAAATGTACCGCAGCTAAGGCAATGCAAGTGATGATTGATAATAACTTAGACTTTGACATTGCATTATATCCTTACGAATTAGTAACTTACGGTGAAACAGGTCAAGTCTGTTCAAACTGGATGCAATATCAATTAATTAAACGTTACTTAGAAGAGATGACAGATGAACAAACGTTAGTTCTTGAATCAGGTCATCCATTAGGGTTATTTGCTTCTAAAAAAGATGCACCAAGAGTTATCATTACAAATGGTTTACTTGTTGGTGAGTATGATAACATTCATGATTGGGAAATCGCAGAACAAATGGGTGTAACAAACTATGGTCAAATGACTGCTGGAGGATGGATGTACATTGGTCCTCAAGGAATTGTTCACGGAACATTTAATACATTATTAAATGCTGGTCGTTTGAAATTAGGGATTCCAGATGATGGTGATTTAACTGGAAAATTATTTATAACATCTGGTTTAGGTGGTATGAGTGGGGCTCAAGGTAAAGCTGGTGAAATTGCTAAATCAGTGACAATCGTAGCAGAAGTTGATCGCTCTCGTATCGACACTCGTCTAGAACAAGGTTGGATTAGTCATGTGACTGAAACGCCAGAAGAAACAATGACATTAGCAAAAGAATATTTAGACAATAAAGATTCAACATCTATTGCTTATCACGGTAATATTGTTGACTTACTTGAATATGTTGACCAACATGATATCCATGTTGATTTATTATCAGATCAAACTTCTTGTCACAATGTGTATGAAGGTGGATATTGTCCAGTAGGTATCACATTTGAAGAAAGAACTCGTTTGCTTGCTGAAGATCAAGATACATTTAGAAAAATGATTGATGATACATTAGAACGTCACTTTAACGTGATCAAATCATTAACAAGCAAAGGAACTTACTTCTTTGATTACGGTAACTCATTTATGAAAGCTATCTACGATACAGGAATTAAAGAAATTTCTAAAAATGGTGTGGACGATAAAGATGGATTTATCTGGCCATCATATGTAGAAGATATTATGGGACCTATGTTATTTGACTATGGTTATGGTCCATTTAGATGGGTATGTTTATCACGTAAGCATGAAGATTTAATGGCGACTGATAGAGCCGCTATGGAAGTTATTGATCCAACTCGTCGTTATCAAGATCGTGATAACTATAACTGGATTCGTGACGCTGAAGATAACAAATTAGTGGTTGGGACAGAAGCTCGTATTCTTTATCAAGATGCTATGGGTCGAGTTAATATTGCCCTTAAATTTAATGAAATGGTTCGCCGTGGTGAAATTGGTCCTGTTATGATTGGTCGTGATCATCATGACGTATCAGGAACTGACTCTCCATTCCGTGAAACATCAAATATTAAAGACGGAAGTAACGTGACAGCTGACATGGCAACACAATGTTATGCAGGAAATGCTGCTCGTGGTATGAGTTTAATCGCACTACATAACGGTGGTGGTGTTGGTATTGGTAAATCTATTAATGGTGGATTTGGTTTAGTATTAGATGGATCTGAATTGACAGATGACATCATTAAATCTGCTATTGCATGGGACACTATGGGTGGCGTGGCTCGTCGTAGTTGGGCAAGAAATGACCATGCAATCGAAACGTCAATGGAATACAATGAAATGAGAAAAGGTTCAGACCATATCACGATTCCATACTTAGCTGATGATCAAAAAGTGAAATCAGCTGTAAGCGAATTATTTAAATAA
- the hutI gene encoding imidazolonepropionase, whose amino-acid sequence MRADKLLVHFSQIFSPIDKQRALKGAEMSEATIIEDGYIAIKNGKILKIGSGTPDESLIGDHTKIHDYTGKLATPGLIDCHTHLVYGGSRENEFAKKLNGVSYLDILKEGGGILSTVRSTKSASFDTLYNKSSHLLDEMLIHGVTTVEAKSGYGLDWETEKRQMEVVKELNHTHPIDLVSTFMAAHAIPEEFNGDGDAFIDQIISEMLPKVKEEKLADFCDIFCETGVFTAEQSRKLLQAAKDLDFKLRIHADEIDSIGGVDVAAELETVSAEHLMAATDEGIKKMSESGVIGNLLPGTTFSLMADTYAPAKKMLDAGMAITLSTDSNPGSCPTANIQFIMQLGCFKMHLTPIQVFNAVTINAAYSVGLGESIGSFTEGKRADIAVFDAPNIDYPLYFFATNLVKDVYKNGELVSKNRQLV is encoded by the coding sequence ATGAGAGCAGATAAACTATTAGTACACTTTAGTCAAATTTTTTCACCGATAGATAAACAACGAGCATTAAAGGGAGCAGAAATGTCTGAAGCAACCATTATTGAAGATGGTTACATTGCCATTAAAAATGGTAAAATTTTAAAAATTGGTAGTGGGACTCCTGACGAATCTCTAATAGGTGATCATACAAAAATTCATGATTATACTGGAAAACTTGCAACACCAGGATTGATTGATTGCCATACACACTTAGTTTATGGTGGCAGTCGTGAAAATGAATTTGCCAAAAAATTAAATGGTGTCTCTTACCTAGATATCTTAAAAGAAGGTGGCGGTATTTTAAGTACTGTACGCTCAACAAAGAGTGCTTCTTTTGACACGCTTTATAATAAATCAAGTCATTTATTAGATGAAATGTTAATCCATGGTGTGACAACAGTCGAAGCAAAAAGTGGATATGGTCTTGATTGGGAAACAGAAAAAAGACAAATGGAAGTAGTCAAAGAACTCAACCACACACACCCTATTGATTTAGTATCTACTTTTATGGCTGCACATGCTATTCCAGAAGAATTTAATGGTGATGGTGATGCATTTATTGACCAAATCATCAGTGAGATGTTACCAAAAGTAAAAGAAGAGAAATTAGCTGATTTTTGTGATATCTTCTGTGAAACTGGTGTATTTACAGCAGAACAATCACGTAAATTGCTACAAGCTGCAAAAGATTTAGACTTTAAATTACGAATTCATGCTGATGAAATTGATTCAATCGGTGGCGTAGACGTTGCAGCTGAACTTGAAACAGTGAGTGCGGAACATTTAATGGCTGCTACTGATGAAGGGATTAAAAAAATGAGTGAATCAGGTGTTATTGGTAACTTATTACCAGGAACAACATTCAGTTTAATGGCGGATACTTACGCCCCAGCTAAAAAAATGTTAGATGCTGGTATGGCAATTACATTGTCTACTGACTCAAACCCTGGAAGCTGTCCAACAGCAAACATTCAATTTATTATGCAACTTGGTTGTTTCAAAATGCATTTAACACCAATACAAGTATTTAATGCTGTGACAATCAATGCTGCTTACTCAGTTGGTTTAGGGGAATCAATCGGAAGTTTCACAGAAGGAAAACGTGCTGACATTGCCGTATTTGATGCTCCAAATATTGATTATCCATTGTATTTCTTTGCAACAAACTTAGTCAAAGATGTTTATAAAAATGGAGAATTGGTTTCAAAAAATCGTCAACTTGTATAA
- a CDS encoding YitT family protein, with protein sequence MKQFNKDSNSIADYTRKLTVIFLYALLYAIALNMFWHPASIYTGGITGFSQIINTVVEKWFGISLSISVIYYLLNLPFLLYGWKKMNKEIVIFTLLSVTAASIAISIVPEIVLTKDPIICALFGGAIGGSSLGLALKNGIATGGLDIGIIAIRRKTGRSIGSISMIINGLIVLAAGYLFGFPYAFYSLLSIIVSGKVTDFIFTKQQKMQALIITRQPEKVIAELKVRLLRGVTILNEAEGAYDHREKVVLLTVITRYEMPLLEEAIKEADNEAFVSISENVHTIGKFDDFEF encoded by the coding sequence ATGAAACAGTTTAACAAAGACTCCAACTCTATTGCTGATTATACGCGTAAACTAACGGTTATTTTCTTGTATGCATTGTTATATGCGATTGCACTTAATATGTTTTGGCACCCGGCCTCTATTTATACTGGAGGAATTACTGGATTTTCACAGATTATAAATACGGTTGTTGAAAAATGGTTTGGTATAAGTTTATCTATCTCTGTCATTTATTATTTATTGAACTTACCTTTTTTATTATATGGTTGGAAAAAAATGAATAAAGAAATTGTTATTTTTACTTTATTAAGTGTTACAGCAGCTTCTATTGCTATCAGTATTGTACCTGAAATTGTTTTGACAAAAGACCCAATTATCTGTGCACTGTTTGGTGGGGCAATAGGTGGTAGTTCCTTAGGGTTAGCACTAAAAAATGGTATTGCTACAGGTGGATTGGATATTGGAATCATTGCTATTCGACGTAAAACTGGTCGTAGTATAGGCTCTATTTCAATGATTATTAATGGACTTATTGTGTTAGCAGCAGGTTACTTATTTGGTTTTCCATATGCATTTTATAGTTTGCTATCTATCATTGTAAGTGGTAAAGTAACAGATTTTATTTTTACCAAACAACAAAAAATGCAAGCATTAATTATTACTAGACAACCTGAAAAAGTGATTGCAGAACTCAAAGTTCGTTTGCTTAGAGGTGTGACAATTTTAAATGAAGCAGAAGGGGCGTATGATCATCGTGAAAAAGTAGTTCTTTTGACGGTTATTACGCGCTATGAAATGCCACTATTGGAAGAAGCAATCAAAGAAGCGGATAACGAGGCCTTTGTTAGTATCTCAGAAAATGTCCACACAATTGGAAAATTTGATGATTTTGAATTTTAA